From one Flavobacterium sp. N502536 genomic stretch:
- a CDS encoding type IX secretion system membrane protein PorP/SprF — protein MKKFILSLVLMAVTTSYSQELNLPVFTQYLADNPFVISPAFAGIGDNLRIRANGLTQWVGIKDAPDNQSLYADFRVLDRSGVGINVYNDKNGYTRQTGAKISFAHHIILDYYSKQYLSFGLSYNFNSFRIDIDEFNNTIEHPILDPAVTDNRYTANSNFDVSALYRNKAFYISFNANNVLKKNTNKYRGVEPSLLSNYQVYSGFIFKDGENSRIEYEPSVYYQYFASDNRSTTDFNFKYRRYNRYEDYYWIGVSYRFLNDQFPKPLSVGPMVGFMKSKFYFGYSYQVMFNDLGNYNTGTHSITIGFDFLQSISNCPCTQSPVHD, from the coding sequence ATGAAAAAGTTTATTTTATCTTTAGTACTCATGGCTGTAACAACAAGTTACAGCCAAGAGTTAAACCTACCAGTTTTTACACAGTATTTAGCAGATAATCCATTTGTTATCTCACCAGCCTTTGCCGGTATTGGAGATAACCTTCGAATTAGAGCCAACGGACTTACACAATGGGTAGGGATAAAAGATGCACCGGACAACCAGTCGCTTTATGCCGATTTTAGAGTATTGGATCGTTCAGGAGTCGGGATCAATGTGTACAATGATAAAAATGGATATACACGCCAGACGGGAGCTAAAATTTCCTTTGCGCATCACATCATCCTGGATTATTATTCAAAACAATACCTGTCTTTCGGACTTTCGTATAACTTTAATAGCTTCCGTATTGATATTGATGAATTCAATAACACTATCGAACACCCTATTCTGGATCCGGCTGTAACTGACAACCGATATACCGCAAACAGCAACTTTGATGTGAGTGCCCTGTATCGTAACAAAGCATTTTATATCAGTTTTAATGCGAACAACGTACTAAAGAAAAACACCAATAAATACAGAGGAGTTGAACCTTCGCTGCTTTCCAATTATCAGGTCTATTCTGGTTTTATTTTTAAAGACGGAGAAAACAGCCGTATCGAATACGAACCATCAGTTTACTACCAATACTTCGCAAGTGACAATCGTTCTACAACCGATTTTAACTTCAAGTACCGACGTTACAATCGTTACGAAGACTACTATTGGATCGGGGTTTCTTATCGTTTCTTAAACGACCAGTTTCCAAAACCGTTATCCGTTGGACCAATGGTAGGTTTTATGAAATCTAAATTCTACTTCGGATATTCGTATCAGGTAATGTTCAACGATTTGGGGAATTACAACACAGGAACACACTCCATAACAATTGGTTTTGATTTCCTACAATCTATCAGTAACTGTCCTTGTACACAAAGCCCGGTTCACGATTAA
- a CDS encoding phosphoglycerate kinase gives MKTLNDFDFKNKKAIIRVDFNVPLDENFNVTDATRIEAAKPTIDAILAQGGSVILMSHLGRPKGAEEKYSLKHILKTASEILGVQVKFAENCVGEIAQSAAANLQPGEVLLLENLRFHAEEEAGDVAFAKELASLGDIYVNDAFGTAHRAHASTTIIAQFFPTEKCFGTLLAKEIESLNKVLKNSEKPVTAVLGGSKVSSKITVIENILDKVDHMIIGGGMTFTFVKALGGKIGESICEDDKQELALEILRLAKEKGVQVHIPVDVIAADAFSNTANTQIVDVNAIPDGWQGLDAGPKSLENFKKVILESKTILWNGPLGVFEMESFAKGTIALGDYIAEATENGAFSLVGGGDSVAAVKQFGFEDKMSYVSTGGGAMLEMLEGKILPGIAAILD, from the coding sequence ATGAAAACTTTAAACGATTTCGACTTTAAAAATAAAAAAGCAATTATCCGTGTGGACTTTAATGTGCCATTGGATGAAAATTTTAATGTAACCGACGCTACGCGTATCGAAGCCGCAAAACCAACTATTGATGCTATTTTGGCGCAAGGCGGAAGCGTAATTTTAATGTCGCATTTAGGCAGACCAAAAGGAGCAGAAGAAAAATATTCGTTAAAGCACATTTTAAAAACAGCTTCTGAAATCTTAGGAGTTCAGGTGAAGTTTGCTGAAAACTGTGTTGGAGAAATAGCGCAGTCAGCTGCAGCTAACTTGCAGCCTGGAGAAGTTTTATTATTGGAGAATTTACGTTTTCATGCTGAGGAAGAAGCAGGAGATGTTGCTTTTGCAAAAGAATTGGCGTCATTGGGAGACATCTATGTAAACGACGCTTTTGGTACTGCACACAGAGCACATGCTTCAACAACGATTATTGCACAGTTTTTTCCAACAGAAAAATGTTTTGGAACATTGTTGGCAAAAGAAATAGAAAGTTTAAATAAAGTACTTAAAAATAGTGAAAAACCGGTAACAGCAGTTCTTGGAGGTTCGAAAGTATCTTCAAAAATTACCGTTATCGAAAACATCTTAGACAAAGTAGATCACATGATCATTGGTGGCGGAATGACATTTACATTCGTTAAAGCACTGGGTGGTAAAATTGGAGAATCTATTTGCGAAGATGACAAACAAGAGTTAGCACTTGAAATTTTGAGACTGGCCAAAGAAAAAGGAGTTCAGGTTCACATCCCGGTTGATGTAATTGCTGCAGACGCTTTTTCTAATACAGCAAACACTCAGATAGTTGATGTAAACGCAATTCCTGATGGATGGCAAGGTCTTGACGCAGGTCCTAAATCTTTAGAAAACTTTAAGAAAGTAATTCTGGAGTCGAAAACAATCTTATGGAATGGTCCGTTAGGAGTTTTTGAAATGGAATCTTTTGCTAAAGGAACGATCGCTTTAGGCGATTATATTGCTGAAGCTACAGAAAACGGAGCTTTCTCATTAGTGGGAGGTGGAGATTCTGTTGCAGCAGTAAAACAGTTCGGATTTGAAGATAAAATGAGTTATGTTTCTACCGGAGGTGGAGCTATGCTTGAAATGTTAGAAGGTAAAATTTTACCTGGAATCGCCGCGATTTTGGACTAA
- a CDS encoding LysM peptidoglycan-binding domain-containing protein produces the protein MIVKKIAIMVSAFFSVSMLAQDVAKANAEIKPVVKISYLDSVKNTFKKNELATRVDSLWMNELVSLDIYDDLTKDIQTINTDVTVDEELPTDLLKQRLQAMNGKSPFTIEYNQGLENIIKSFLKNRKKSFSRLMSLSEYYFPIFEDAFAKQNVPLEIKYLAVVESALNPKAVSKMGATGIWQFMYGTGKQYALKIDSYIDERSDPLKATAAASEYMSKMFNIFGDWELVLASYNSGPGNVTKAIRRSGGKTKYWDIRSHLPKETQGYVPAFLATMYLFEYHKEHGINPQRAVVKNFETDTVQIKNQMSFKQIADLLDMPQSQLQLLNPSYKLNVVPYYQGEQHFLRLPKDKIATFVSNEDKIYAYVAYQAQNKTMPVQLAMKTAPRTKYSAKVKEDSSKEIQFYKVRKGDNLGAIAEKYNVSIVDLKKWNNLKSNSVAFGRNLKIKSEIDASVKNPKETKATLAIDKKTEEAIASADDKDKNNAQPQEYVVAAGDNLGSIAKKFGTTIAELKELNSLTSNNIGLGKTLVVSKAVPEIVDENAVTTAIASNNSIDSFKKKATTKALGEDYYVKKGDSLYSISKKYPGVTISDIKKWNNIKDGDIKPGMKLKING, from the coding sequence ATGATTGTAAAAAAAATAGCAATAATGGTTTCCGCTTTTTTTTCAGTATCCATGTTAGCACAGGATGTTGCAAAAGCAAATGCTGAAATTAAGCCGGTTGTAAAGATATCGTATTTAGATTCTGTTAAAAATACTTTCAAGAAAAATGAACTGGCAACACGTGTTGACAGTCTTTGGATGAACGAATTAGTAAGTCTGGATATTTACGATGATCTGACAAAAGACATTCAAACCATCAATACAGATGTAACCGTTGATGAGGAACTGCCAACAGATTTGCTAAAACAACGTCTGCAGGCAATGAATGGGAAATCGCCTTTTACTATTGAATACAATCAGGGATTAGAAAACATCATAAAGTCATTTCTTAAGAATCGTAAAAAGTCGTTTTCAAGATTAATGTCTTTATCCGAATATTACTTTCCAATTTTTGAAGATGCTTTTGCCAAGCAAAATGTACCTTTAGAAATTAAATATTTAGCCGTTGTAGAATCTGCTTTAAACCCTAAAGCAGTTTCTAAAATGGGCGCCACCGGAATCTGGCAGTTCATGTACGGAACCGGTAAACAATACGCTCTTAAAATAGACTCTTATATCGATGAGCGCAGCGACCCGCTTAAAGCAACTGCTGCAGCATCAGAATACATGAGCAAAATGTTCAACATCTTTGGTGATTGGGAACTTGTTCTGGCATCCTACAATTCAGGACCTGGAAATGTGACCAAAGCCATTCGTCGTTCTGGCGGAAAAACAAAATACTGGGACATTCGCAGTCATCTTCCAAAAGAAACTCAGGGGTATGTTCCCGCTTTTTTAGCAACCATGTACCTTTTCGAATACCATAAAGAACACGGAATTAATCCACAAAGAGCCGTAGTTAAAAATTTTGAAACCGATACGGTTCAGATTAAAAACCAGATGTCATTCAAACAAATAGCCGATTTGTTAGACATGCCGCAATCTCAGTTACAGCTTTTAAATCCTTCTTATAAATTAAATGTAGTGCCTTATTATCAGGGAGAGCAGCACTTTCTGCGTTTGCCAAAAGATAAAATTGCCACCTTTGTTTCAAACGAAGACAAGATTTATGCCTATGTAGCCTATCAGGCTCAGAATAAAACCATGCCTGTTCAACTGGCAATGAAGACAGCACCAAGAACAAAATACAGTGCAAAAGTAAAAGAGGATTCTTCCAAAGAGATTCAGTTTTACAAAGTCAGGAAAGGGGATAATCTGGGAGCAATTGCCGAAAAGTACAATGTGAGTATTGTCGATCTGAAGAAGTGGAACAATCTGAAATCAAATTCGGTTGCCTTTGGAAGAAACCTGAAAATTAAATCGGAAATAGACGCTTCGGTTAAAAATCCAAAAGAGACTAAAGCAACACTTGCGATCGATAAAAAAACAGAGGAAGCTATTGCGTCTGCTGATGATAAAGATAAAAATAATGCACAGCCACAAGAGTATGTGGTAGCGGCCGGAGACAATTTAGGCAGCATTGCAAAGAAATTCGGTACGACTATTGCGGAGTTAAAAGAACTAAATAGTCTGACTTCAAATAATATTGGTTTAGGAAAAACTTTGGTAGTTTCTAAAGCGGTTCCTGAAATTGTTGATGAGAATGCGGTAACAACTGCTATTGCTTCAAACAATTCAATTGATTCGTTCAAGAAAAAAGCAACAACAAAAGCCCTGGGTGAAGACTATTATGTTAAAAAAGGAGATTCGTTGTATAGTATTTCTAAAAAATATCCGGGAGTAACCATTTCCGATATTAAAAAGTGGAATAACATTAAAGACGGAGACATTAAACCAGGAATGAAGCTTAAAATAAACGGATAA